One window of the Ammospiza caudacuta isolate bAmmCau1 chromosome 9, bAmmCau1.pri, whole genome shotgun sequence genome contains the following:
- the MCMBP gene encoding mini-chromosome maintenance complex-binding protein, with protein MPCVGDWLNSPLSIVQGIFAQNAPNSDWEKKVTEYFKEKLKENNATNWVPSLNDVPVHYLKPNSLVKFRCMVQDMFDPEFYMGVYETVDPNTNARVLHFGKYRDVAECGPQQEIDLNSSQTVTSERQTFYCVPVPGESAWVKEAYVSASQARVSPSTSYTPSRHKRSYEEDEDMELHPCKQKEQHMGSGGDIHGCVEPKRLETEASAGHHVISPNCSPPLDLNFPLPGEKGPACLVKIYESWESFKVNDVLEVFGVLSVDPVLSAVNSEERDSSSLDPMECMDTMEEQRVHSPPASLVPRIHVILAQKLQHINPLLPACLNEEESKTFVSNFMSELSPVRAELLGFLTHALLGDSLAAEYLILHLISTVYGRRDVLPLGKFTVNLSGCPRSSAFSEHLYRLIQQLVPASYHLRMSIESMNHSRFIPHKDYAANRLVSGLLQLASNTSLVIDETQLEQGQLDTAGVHNVTALGNLITWQKVDYDFNYHRMEFPCNINVLITSEGRSLLPSDCQVHLQPQIIPPNMEEYMSSLLTAVLPSVLNKFRIYLSLLRLLDYSISDEVTKAVEEDFVEMRKNNPESVTADDLHKMLLVARFLSLSAGQTTLSRERWLRAKQLEALRKARLQQQQCVNGNEL; from the exons ATGCCGTGCGTGGGCGACTGGCTGAACAGCCCCCTGAGCATCGTGCAGGGCATCTTCG CCCAAAATGCTCCAAACTCTGACTGGGAGAAGAAGGTAACCGAATACTTCaaggagaaattaaaagaaaataatgctaCTAACTGG GTCCCATCACTGAATGATGTTCCTGTGCATTACCTGAAACCCAACAGCTTAGTGAAATTTCGCTGCATGGTTCAAGATATGTTTGATCCTGAGTTTTACATGGGAGTCTATGAAACAGTTGACCCAAACACAAATGCACGT GTTTTGCATTTTGGTAAATACAGAGATGTGGCAGAATGTGGG CCTCAGCAGGAAATTGATTTGAACTCCTCACAAACAGTCACCTCGGAGAGACAGACTTTCTACTGTGTTCCAGTGCCTGGTGAATCAGCATGGGTGAAGGAA GCCTACGTCAGTGCCAGCCAGGCCCGGGTGAGCCCCTCCACCTCCTACACCCCCAGCCGCCACAAGAGGAGCTACGAGGAGGATGAGGACATGGAGCTGCATCCCTGCAAACAGAAGGAGCAGCACATGG GCAGTGGAGGTGATATCCATGGATGTGTGGAGCCAAAGAGATTAGAAACAGAAGCTTCTGCAGGTCATCATGTCATTTCTCCCAACTGTTCCCCTCCACTTGACCTAAATTTTCCCTTGCCAGGAGAGAAGGGACCAGCATGTCTTGTAAAG ATCTatgagagctgggagagcttCAAAGTCAATGATGTGCTGGAGGTGTTTGGTGTTCTGTCTGTGGACCCAGTGCTGAGTGCAGTGAACAGTGAGGAGAG ggacagctccagcctggatcCCATGGAGTGCATGGACAccatggaggagcagagggtgcACAGCCCCCCAGCCTCCCTGGTGCCCAGGATCCACGTCATTTTGGCCCAGAAGCTGCAACACATTAACCCcttgctgcctgcctgccttaACGAAGAGGAGAGCAAAACCT TTGTTTCTAATTTCATGTCTGAGCTGTCACCAGTGAGAGCAGAGTTGCTGGGGTTCCTCACCCATGCCCTCTTGGGAGACAGTTTGGCTGCTGAATACCTGATACTGCATCTCATTTCTACAGT CTATGGCAGACGGGATGTGCTTCCTCTGGGAAAATTCACCGTCAACCTGAGCGGCTGTCCCCGGAGCAGCGCCTTCAGCGAGCACCTGTACCGCCTCATCCAGCAGCTGGTGCCAGCA TCCTACCACCTGCGCATGAGCATCGAGAGCATGAACCACTCGCGCTTCATCCCCCACAAGGACTACGCGGCCAACCGCCTGGTCAgcgggctgctgcagctggccagCAACACCTCCCTGGTCATAGATGAgacccagctggagcagggacagctggacACTGCAG GTGTCCATAACGTGACAGCCCTGGGTAACCTGATCACTTGGCAGAAGGTGGATTATGACTTCAATTACCACCGGATGGAATTCCCATGCAACATTAATGTGCTGATCACTTCCGAGGGCCGCTCGCTGCTGCcg TCAGATTGCCAAGTCCACTTACAGCCACAGATAATTCCCCCGAACATGGAAGAGTACATGAGCAGCCTCctcactgcagtgctgccctcCGTGCTGAACAAATTCCGAATTTACCTGAGTTTGTTGAGGCTGCTGGACTACAGTATATCTGATGAGGTGACCAAG GCAGTGGAAGAAGACTTTGTGGAAATGCGCAAGAACAACCCCGAGAGCGTCACGGCCGATGACCTGCACAAAATGCTGCTGGTGGCCAG GTTCCTGTCGCTCAGCGCGGGGCAGACGACGCTGTCCAGGGAGCGGTGGCTGCGAGCGAAGCAGCTGGAGGCACTGCgcaaggccaggctgcagcagcagcaatgtgtCAATGGCAATGAACTTTAA
- the INPP5F gene encoding phosphatidylinositide phosphatase SAC2, translating to MELFQAKDHYILQSGERALWCSRRDGSLQLRAATDLLLAWNPICLGLVEGVIGKVQLHTDLPWWLLLIRQKALIGKLPGDHEVCKITKIAVIPLSETEPQDLELELCKKHHFGINKPEKITQSPDDTKFLLKTLTQIKSNVSAPNKKKIRESKEKERLEKRLLEELFKMFMDSDSFYYSLSYDLTNSVQRQSACEKTNLPLWRKVDDRFFWNKHMIEDLISIDNPEVDFWIIPIIQGFVQIEELVVNYSESSDDDKSSPETPPQECSCVDDIHPTFLVALISRRSRHRAGMRYKRRGVDKNGNVANYVETEQLIHVHNHTLSYIQTRGSVPVFWSQVGYRYNPRPRLDKSENETVSCFRAHFEEQLKNYKKQVIINLVDQTGREKIIGDAYLKQVLLYNNANLTYVSFDFHEHCRGMKFENVQTLTDAIHDIILDMKWCWVDQAGVICKQEGIFRVNCMDCLDRTNVVQAAIARVVMEQQLKKLGVMPPEQPLPVKCNRIYQIMWANNGDAISRQYAGTAALKGDFTRTGERKLAGVMKDGVNSANRYYLNRFRDAYRQAVIDLMQGIPVTEDLYSIFTKEKEHEALHKENLRSHQELISQLLQSYMKLLLPDDEKFHGGWALIDCDPSLIDATHKDVDVLLLLSNSAYYVAYYDDEIDKVNQYQRLSLEALEKIEIGPEPTLFGKPKFSCMRLHYKYKEMSGYFHTLRAVARSPEEDGKDTLQCIAEMLRITKQAMGMDVPIIEKKLERRSSKPHEDIIGIRSQNRGSLAQGKNYLLSKFSSLNQKVKQTKSNVNISNLRKLGSFAKPEVKVNFLKPNLKVNLWKSDSSLETLENPGVDAKAASESDTEGSDNDSFHSDDFLSNSKSDEEGQLGGSLENMGPTDYVLPSCGIIASAPRLGSRSQSLSSTDVSLSMAVPAEGRDAALPASDSAGLELAKPVDVYCQRFVQDAQSKGCHGPEPSEAGPPEPHHAPAQSSGSAAKKAEPKAEAVADVPSRPSKLDVPSSEPNPQLLAVGGPDWSKPHRSPGSVSGNQEPGLHGSPSPADGSGSRAVSPFAKIRSSMVQVANITQAGLTQGINFAVAKVQKSPAEPEALNEIKQKELREMFTQCQTRIIQI from the exons atttaCCATGGTGGCTGCTTTTAATTCGTCAGAAAGCGCTGATTGGCAAACTTCCAGGAGATCATGAGGTGTGCAAAATAACCAAGATTGCAGTGATTCCACTGTCTGAGACAGAGCCTCAGGATCTGGAGCTGGAG CTTTGTAAAAAGCACCATTTTGGGATAAACAAGCCAGAGAAGATAACACAGTCCCCAGATGATACAAAATTCCTGCTGAAGACTCTTACTCAAATTAAATCTAATGTGTCTGCTCCAAATAAAAAGAAG attagagaaagcaaagagaaagagagactGGAGAAGAGATTATTGGAGGAGTTGTTCAAGATGTTCATGGATTCAGACTCCTTTTACTACAGCCTGAGCTATGACCTGACAAATTCTGTGCAGAGGCAGAGTGCCTGTGAGAAAACCAACCTGCCCCTGTGGCGGAAA GTGGATGACAGATTCTTTTGGAACAAGCACATGATTGAAGATCTCATCAGCATTGAT AATCCTGAAGTGGACTTCTGGATCATCCCCATCATTCAAGGATTTGTGCAGATTGAAGAACTGGTAGTAAACTACAGTGAATCTTCTGATGATGACAAGAGCAGCCCTGAAACTCCTCCTCAGGAATGCTCCTGTGTGGATGACATCCACCCCACGTTCCTGGTGGCGCTCATCTCCCGCCGGAGTCGGCACAGGGCTG GAATGCGGTATAAGCGGAGAGGTGTTGATAAAAATGGAAACGTGGCAAATTATGTTGAGACAGAGCAGCTGATCCATGTCCACAATCACACCCTTTCCTACATCCAAACACGAGGCTCTGTGCCTGTTTTCTGGAGCCAGGTTGGATACAGGTACAACCCACGGCCCCGGCTGGACAAGA GTGAAAATGAAACCGTGTCCTGTTTTCGTGCACACTTTGAAGAGCAGctgaaaaattacaaaaagcAG GTTATTATTAACTTGGTGGACCAGACAGGCAGAGAGAAGATTATTGGAGATGCTTACCTTAAACAAGTTCTTCTCTACAACAATGCAAATCTGACTTATGTTTCATTTGACTTCCATGAGCACTG CCGAGGAATGAAATTTGAAAATGTTCAAACACTGACTGATGCCATTCATGATATTATTCTTGACATGAAGTGGTGCTG GGTTGACCAGGCTGGGGTGATCTGCAAGCAGGAGGGGATTTTCCGGGTGAACTGCATGGACTGCCTGGATCGCACCAACGTGGTGCAGGCTGCCATTGCCAGAGTGGTCATGGAGCAGCAG CTCAAAAAACTGGGTGTGATGCCaccagagcagcctctgccagtGAAGTGCAACAGGATCTACCAGATCATGTGGGCCAACAACGGCGATGCCATCAGCCGCCAGTACGCGGGCACGGCGGCCCTGAAG GGTGACTTCACAAGGACTGGTGAAAGGAAGCTGGCAGGGGTGATGAAGGATGGAGTGAACTCTGCCAACAGATATTACCTGAATCGTTTCAGGGATGCTTACAGGCAAGCAGTCATAG ATTTGATGCAGGGCATCCCTGTGACAGAGGACCTGTACTCCATATTTACAAAAGAGAAGGAGCACGAAGCCCTGCACAAGGAGAACCTGAGGAGCCACCAGGAGCTGAtcagccagctgctgcagagctacATGAAACTGCTCTTGCCAGATGATGAAAAATTCCATGGAGGTTGGGCACTCATTGATTGTGACCCAAG TCTCATTGATGCCACTCATAAGGATGTGGATGTGCTGCTTTTACTTTCAAACTCTGCCTATTATGTGGCCTA CTACGATGATGAAATCGACAAAGTGAATCAGTACCAAAGGTTAAGTCTTGAAGCTctggaaaaaatagaaatag GGCCTGAGCCTACTCTCTTTGGCAAACCCAAGTTCTCTTGCATGAGGCTGCATTACAAATACAAAGAAATGAGTGGATATTTTCACACTCTCAGGGCTGTGGCTCGCAGCCCAGAAGAAGATGGAAAAG ACACCCTTCAGTGCATTGCAGAAATGCTGAGAATCACAAAGCAAGCAATGGGAATGGATGTGCCCATTATTGAGAAGAAGCTGGAGAG gAGGAGCAGCAAACCTCACGAAGACATCATTGGCATTCGGTCTCAGAACAGAGGGTCCCTGGCCCAAGGCAAGAATTATTTACTGAGCAAGTTCTCCTCCCTCAATCAAAAGGTGAAACAAACCAAATCCAACGTCAACATCAGCAACCTTCGGAAGCTGGGCAGCTTTGCCAAACCTGAAGTGAAAGTCAATTTCTTAAAGCCAAATTTGAAAGTGAATCTTTGGAAGTCGGACAGCAGCCTGGAAACCCTGGAGAACCCCGGGGTGGATGCGAAAGCCGCCAGTGAATCTGACACAGAAGGCTCAGACAATGACTCCTTCCACTCGGATGACTTCCTGAGCAACTCCAAGTCGGACGaggagggacagctgggggggtccctggagAACATGGGCCCCACGGACTACGTGCTGCCCAGCTGCGGCATCATCGCCTCGGCGCCGCGCCTGGGCAGCCGCTCGCAGTCCCTGAGCAGCACCGACGTCAGCCTCAGCATGGCCGTGCCAGCCGAGGGCCGGGACGCCGCCCTGCCCGCCTCTGACAGCGCAGGGCTGGAACTGGCCAAGCCCGTGGATGTGTACTGCCAGAGGTTCGTGCAGGATGCCCAGAGCAAGGGCTGCCATGGGCCGGAGCCCTCTGAGGCTGGTCCTCCGGAGCCCCACCACGCACCCGCCCAAAGCAGCGGGAGCGCCGCCAAGAAGGCAGAGCCCAAGGCTGAAGCTGTTGCAGACGTTCCTTCCAGGCCGTCAAAGCTGGATGTTCCTTCTTCTGAGCCAAACCCTCAGCTCTTGGCTGTGGGGGGGCCTGACTGGAGCAAACCCCACAGGAGCCCGGGCTCTGTGTCTGGGAACCAGGAGCCAGGACTCCACGGCTCTCCTTCCCCCGCCGACGGCAGCGGCAGCAGGGCCGTGTCTCCCTTCGCTAAAATCCGCAGCTCCATGGTCCAGGTTGCTAACATCACCCAGGCAGGATTGACTCAAGGGATTAATTTTGCTGTGGCAAAGGTCCAAAAGAGCCCTGCAGAACCAGAAGCTTTAAATGAAATCAAACAAAAAGAACTGAGAGAAATGTTTACGCAATGCCAGACGCGAATAATTCAGATCTAG